One stretch of Bradyrhizobium canariense DNA includes these proteins:
- a CDS encoding benzoate-CoA ligase family protein — protein MKNQIFDQVPTDNSGSREIGFAIPQAYNASRILFDNLAHGRGDRLALTGPAGSRSYAELCADASRWGHGFQSLGLRRGDRILMFLDDTPAYPAAFFGAVRAGYVPLLINTLTPSDLLQFYLSDSGASVAVTDAEFCPRFDAVARKDTSLRTLVVTNGPAANHAVPDTVITAQWLQGFSTDLAEADTHRNEMAFWMYSSGSTGRPKGIVHLQHDMAYSEAAFARNVLKLKAGDICFSVPKIFFAYGFGNSITFPFSVGAATLLLPGQPKPAAIFGAIERFRPTAFFGLPTLYTALTKADGATSTDFSSLRLALSAAEVLSVEVFNGWKALTGLEIVEGLGSTEALHIYLSNRPERKKLGAAGLRVPGYEILLKDKDGREVGDNEEGILWVRGDSNTPLYWNRPDKSAETIRDDGWIYTGDRFVRDSDGFHFFRGRADDLIKISGQWVYPLEVELCLIEHPDIRECAVFAAELPDRRMTLKAVVVMNSSAFDAAEATKMLQDYVKAKLLPYKYPREITFIDELPKTGTGKIDRQALMRV, from the coding sequence ATGAAAAACCAGATTTTCGATCAGGTGCCAACAGACAATTCCGGCTCGCGCGAGATCGGCTTTGCGATCCCGCAAGCGTACAACGCCAGCCGCATCCTGTTCGACAATCTAGCGCACGGCCGTGGGGACCGGCTCGCGCTGACCGGACCGGCCGGCTCGCGCAGCTATGCCGAGCTTTGCGCGGACGCGTCGCGCTGGGGACACGGTTTTCAGTCGCTGGGCCTCAGGCGCGGCGACCGCATCCTGATGTTCCTCGACGATACACCGGCCTATCCAGCGGCGTTTTTCGGCGCGGTGCGCGCGGGCTACGTACCACTCCTGATCAATACGCTGACGCCATCCGACCTGCTGCAATTCTATCTGTCGGACTCGGGCGCCTCCGTCGCGGTCACGGATGCGGAATTTTGCCCGCGCTTCGATGCGGTGGCGCGCAAGGACACGTCCTTGCGCACGCTTGTCGTCACTAATGGCCCCGCAGCCAATCATGCAGTGCCAGACACTGTCATTACAGCACAATGGCTGCAGGGTTTCTCCACGGATCTCGCAGAAGCCGATACTCATCGCAACGAGATGGCGTTCTGGATGTATTCGTCGGGCTCGACCGGACGGCCCAAGGGCATCGTCCACCTCCAGCACGACATGGCCTATAGCGAAGCGGCGTTTGCGCGCAACGTGTTGAAGCTTAAAGCCGGTGACATCTGCTTTTCCGTGCCGAAGATCTTCTTCGCCTATGGTTTTGGCAACTCGATCACCTTCCCGTTCTCGGTCGGCGCCGCGACGCTGCTGCTGCCGGGCCAGCCGAAGCCTGCCGCGATCTTTGGGGCGATCGAGCGCTTTCGGCCGACCGCATTTTTCGGATTGCCGACGCTCTACACCGCGCTGACCAAGGCTGACGGTGCAACAAGCACGGATTTTTCGTCGCTGCGGCTGGCGCTGTCAGCCGCTGAGGTGCTTTCGGTCGAGGTTTTCAACGGCTGGAAGGCGCTGACTGGCCTTGAGATCGTCGAGGGACTGGGGTCCACGGAGGCGCTGCACATCTATCTCTCCAACCGGCCCGAGCGGAAAAAACTCGGCGCCGCCGGGCTTCGGGTGCCCGGCTATGAAATCCTGTTGAAGGACAAGGACGGCCGCGAGGTCGGCGACAACGAGGAAGGCATCCTGTGGGTTCGCGGCGATTCCAATACGCCGCTGTACTGGAACCGGCCGGACAAATCGGCCGAGACGATCCGCGACGACGGGTGGATCTACACCGGCGACCGTTTCGTTCGCGACAGCGACGGCTTTCATTTCTTCCGCGGCCGCGCCGATGACCTGATCAAGATCTCCGGCCAGTGGGTCTATCCACTCGAGGTCGAGCTTTGCCTGATCGAGCACCCCGACATCCGCGAATGCGCGGTGTTCGCCGCCGAACTGCCCGACCGCCGCATGACGCTGAAAGCCGTGGTGGTGATGAACAGCAGCGCCTTCGATGCAGCGGAAGCGACCAAGATGCTGCAGGACTACGTCAAGGCAAAACTATTGCCTTACAAATATCCGCGCGAGATCACCTTCATCGACGAGTTGCCGAAAACCGGCACCGGCAAGATCGACCGTCAGGCGTTGATGAGGGTTTAG